Part of the Nitrospirota bacterium genome, GTTTCTTGCAATAGAATTGATGCGGGCTTTGAGGTCATTGGTTAGTTTCTCCCCTGCTATTGTGCGGTCGTCTCTGACACCGAGAAGGATTGTCCCGCCTTTTGTGTTTGCAAACGCAACCATATCCTCATCAATCCGGGCGGTAAAATGTTCCTTAAACTCAACGGTAAGCCCTTCGCCCTCTTTAATCAGAATATTTATTTTGTCTGCGTCTGTCATTGCCTCTGCCTTAAATTACGCTCCATTTTACCAGAAAAAGCTCTTTGCTTTCTACTTTCTGCTTCAGCCTCGCCTCTATCTCGTTAATCAAACTTTCTTTTCTGCCGTCCACTTCATCCTGTGCCTGATAAAGATTCATTCTCAAGGTATTTCGTTT contains:
- a CDS encoding ATP-binding protein, with amino-acid sequence MTDADKINILIKEGEGLTVEFKEHFTARIDEDMVAFANTKGGTILLGVRDDRTIAGEKLTNDLKARINSIARN